AAAAGCTTGACAGTTCTATAGAGCTTCTCAAAAAACTGGCTGTAAAACGCGAAATAGTTGATTCGAACAAATGCACCTCGAAAGGAGAAAAACCATGTGCAAAGGTGAAAGCAAATGCCAGAAACCGGAAAATCTGAAAACTGAACCAGGTGAATGTTCCCCGGATCAGATACGAAAATGTCATGGATCGGATAGTAACCACCCATGCAACTCAGACAAAAAGGAACAGTAATGAAGAGAACAATACTAATCGTACTATGCCTTGCAGCAATCGGAACCTTTGCCATAGTACAGGCTGAAGAGAATACTCAAAACCCCGACTGCGAAAACTGTGAAACCGTGGATGGCGAATGCTGCTGCGATGGCACGGTTGATGGCTGCGAGGAAGACTGCAACGAATGCGACTGTGACAGTAATGACTGTGATTCGGAATGCGACGACTGCACCGGAGGCGATTGCGACTGTGATGACTGCGATTCCGAAGAAGAATTCCGACACTGCAGAGGATGTCACTAACCTTAAGTACTCTGTAATCGAACAAATGTTCTAAATGCGGTGGCTTCTGAGCCTACTACTACAACTTCAGAGCCGCCGCAATCTTCATTGATCAATCCCCTGATCTGACGAAATACTACAGATCCCTTTTCTCCTTTATGGTGTGTTCGCAAACTATCTTCATTGTATATATGCAACAGTATAGCCTGACTGTTTAAACGTAATTAATGGAGACTGTATGAATCCATTATCTGCATAGGAGTAGAAATGACAATTTTACTTTGTATATTCATTCCCGCTGTTTTTTACGGCAGCTTCCCTGTTCAGGAGCCTTATCTGGAAATAGTGGGTTTTTCAGAAGATGGATGTCACCTGGCCTATACATTAACAGGTGAATATGAGGGCAGTGCGTTTCCCTATTGTGAAATTTATATACTTGATCTGGAAACCGGTGATGTTACCGAAACTTTCTTCGGTGTTGACGAAACTCAATCGATCTCCTGCAGTCTATTAATGGACAATCTCATCACCTCCCATGAAGAAGATTTCACCGAATATGGAATTGCATTTGGAGATCACGGAGTTCTTCTGGAATTTCCTCCGCTGGATTCTCCTCCAGATGCTGAAATAGTTAGTTTTATCGTACACGGTGATGTTGTCGGCTTTCCTGAGGGTCTTTACTCCCTTGACCTCTTCCAGATTACGACAGACAGCCTCACAGAGTACTACGAGATGAATCCATCCTTCTGCGTTCTTAATCTTACCAGGGCTGAAAACAGCATTTCTTCAAATCTTCTTGACAGTAGCATTTCACCCCTGATTGAATATACGGTATACCGTTACCGCCAGAATGGATTTCTTCTTCATCCATCAGGCTATTTTGTTGTCTTTATCGCATGCACGGTTGAAGGCTTTGAGATTCCAGAAACTGTGATCATCCCCCTGGTTTTCTCTTTTACATCCAATGATGGCACTTGCGAGTTGATGTAAACATATGTATACTACTTCCTGAGGTAATAACTCCTCAGAAACATCAACCCGCTTCGGAAAGGAGCCAGAACATGGAAGCAAAAACATTAACACTCGAACCTATGAAGGTTCTGAGCGTCAAGCACCGAGGGTCATACTTCAAGATTGATACTGCGTTCAGAAAACTTGCCGCCTTCGTAGAGGAACAGGGTATCGAAGTATCGGATGCCAGGTGGCTGGGTGTTTACTTCGACGATCCGGAATCGGTTCCCGAAGAGGAACTCAGGTCCAAGGCATGTGTAACAATCAAGAATGATATCGAACTTCCGGAAAACAGCGACATCAGCATCGGTGAAATTCCGGGTGGTCTTTATGCCGCCACCAGACACTCCGGTTCCTACAAAGGTTTAGGACAATCATGGGGTGAACTGTACGGAGCATGGATCCCGCAAAACGGATTCAAACCGGGAAACACTCCCTGCTTTGAGATTTACATCAAGGGTCATGAGGAGACCGAGGAAGAATCCGAATTTCTCACAGATCTTTACGCACCTGTCGAGCCTGTGTAGCAAAATCAGTAATGTAATCAGAGCCGGAGGAATGCATCTACTTCGAGGTTTCTCCGGCTTGCGTGATCCACGAGTTCCTCCAGGGCCTCATTAAATTCATCAGTACACTCAAGCAGCGAATAACCTTCTAGCTCACCGTTCTCCCCTATAACAAACTGGCTAATCATATCGTGGAAATGCAGGTAACTGTCCTTCATATCTTCAGGATCGAATGCGGTCTCCAGCACATGCTCCAGATTCTCCATGTACTTTTCCCTGTAGACCGGGTCGTCCATGAAATACCGTATCAGAGGCCAGTTCCGGTTCACATCCTCCAGATCAAGTGTCAGCACCGGCATTAGACCTTTATCCGATCGGAGGGCCATGTTGTTATCCCACGGTATCCAGGTAAGCAGGCCGGTAGCCGGGTCATTGTAAAGGTAGTAGTTGTGTGGAGACCTTCCGTAAGTATCCCAGTTCTGTACGATCACATTTGCAGCCAGCCACAG
The Candidatus Aegiribacteria sp. genome window above contains:
- a CDS encoding DUF2259 domain-containing protein, translating into MTILLCIFIPAVFYGSFPVQEPYLEIVGFSEDGCHLAYTLTGEYEGSAFPYCEIYILDLETGDVTETFFGVDETQSISCSLLMDNLITSHEEDFTEYGIAFGDHGVLLEFPPLDSPPDAEIVSFIVHGDVVGFPEGLYSLDLFQITTDSLTEYYEMNPSFCVLNLTRAENSISSNLLDSSISPLIEYTVYRYRQNGFLLHPSGYFVVFIACTVEGFEIPETVIIPLVFSFTSNDGTCELM
- a CDS encoding GyrI-like domain-containing protein, yielding MEAKTLTLEPMKVLSVKHRGSYFKIDTAFRKLAAFVEEQGIEVSDARWLGVYFDDPESVPEEELRSKACVTIKNDIELPENSDISIGEIPGGLYAATRHSGSYKGLGQSWGELYGAWIPQNGFKPGNTPCFEIYIKGHEETEEESEFLTDLYAPVEPV